The genomic segment GACGACTGTAGGGTTTTTTTAGAGAGTTTAAACTTGTAACAATGGCCCTTCTCTTCAGATGTGCTGATTTTCCGTGCCTCAGAGGAGGCAACGCTAGCCTTGGACATGATTTCCAACAGGAACACTTCATTGTATCCTCCATTATACTTTACTCAGATAggttgtgcttgtttgttttccaGAACCCAAATCTGCAGTGATATAACAATATGTCTGCTTGATTAGAAAAATGTTTTGGAAATCTGACCCCCCTCTGTGTAGTTAAACAAGATGACAAAACCGTTACTATGGCAACACCGTCAAAAGTGCCtcaaaacacagaaacataaaGTGTCTTTATCCACCCAAACGTAGCAGAAACTCCACTTCAAATCTGAATGAGTGACACGATCAGATCGGATTTACCAAACAATCGCAACATTTCTGTTATTCGGAAATGTGAAGCTTTAATACAgaattttaaactatttattggggattttaaatacagtatgttattatgcatagttacaatgtacttaatgtgtacattattttacatgatataaccctaatcctaaccctaaccctaaccctaaccctaaccctaaccctaaccctaaccctaaccctaaccctaaccctaatcctaaccctaaccctaactaatcctaaccctaaccctaaccctaaccctaatcctaaccctaaccctaaccctaaccctaaccctaaccctaaccctaaccctaaccctaaccctaaccctaatgctaaccctaaccctaacctaaccctaaccctaaccctaaccctaaccctaaccctaaccctaaccctaaccctaaccctaaccctaaccctaaccctaatcctaaccctaaccctaactaatcctaaccctaaccctaaccctaaccctaatcctaaccctaaccctaaccctaaccctaaccctaaccctaaccctaaccctaaccctaaccctaaccctaaccctaatcctaaccctaaccctaatgctaaccctaaccctaacctaaccctaaccctaggtGGCATTTGCATTAATCAGTTATCTTCTTCAATGTATTTTATAAGGGAGGGCAGGGCTGTATCTCTTGACTGATGAAGGCATTTTCATTAATCAGCTCTCTGCAGTGTATTTTATAAGGGAGGGCAGGGCTGTATCTCTTAACTGATGAAGGCATTTtcatgaatcagctctctgcagtgTATTTTATAAGGGAGGGCAGGGCTGTATCTCTTAACTGATGAAGGCATTTtcatgaatcagctctctgcagtgTATTTTATAAGGGAGGGCAGGGCTGTATCTCTTGACTGATGAAGGCATTTTCATTAATCAGCTCTCTGCAGTGTATTTTATAAGGGAGGGCAGGGCTGTATCTCTTAACTGATGAAGGCATTTtcatgaatcagctctctgcagtgTATTTTATAAGGGAGGGCAGGGCTGTATCTCTTGACTGATGAAGGCATTTTCATTAATCAGCTCTCTGCAGTGTATTTTATAAGGGAGGGCAGGGCTGTATCTCTTGACTGATGAAGGCATTTTCATTAATCAGCTCTCTGCAGTGTATTTTATAAGGGAGGGCAGGGCTGTATCTCTTAACTGATGAAGGCATTTtcatgaatcagctctctgcagtgTATTTTATAAGGGAGGGCAGGGCTGTATCTCTTAACTGATGAAGGCATTTGCATTAATCAGCTCTCTTCTTCACAGTCACACACACCTGGACTGGCCTTCCTGGGTCACTCCAGGGATTAACCTCACAGAGTAAACAGCTTTTCAGTTACAGTGCAGAGGAGCCGGTGATAAAAGTCTGGAGAAGATTCCTTTTGGTGGTCTATAGAGACAACAATTAGAACCAAGTGAACCAAAACTGGGGGTGTCAAGTGCTTCATTAAAAGAATGGAACCCCTGGTGGTTCTATTGGAGTCCCTTTTGGTTCTGAACATTTCGAAGCCTCTGTGGTTCCGTGTATAATATTGGTTCTTTGGAACTCAAAGATCATAGAGGTTCTAGGGAAGCCTGAATGGTCTCCACAGTGTGCTGATAGGAAGCCCCTGTTTTGAGAGCAGCGCTGCAGTTTGATATATAACTCAAGTCATAACTGTCATGTTAGCATCACTAGTCCATCCATATTACCACCCGATATTTCACAAGAGTgcatttccaaataaaaaaaaacatctgaacaaATCTCTGGTTCACTTTGCAGAAATGTTAGGGACTGTTTATAAATTACTGTATCCAACTGTAAGTCAAATTGATGGGCTtgcaatgcacatttaaaaatatagtacagaTTAGCcatttaaaaccaaaataataataataataaatacaatgaaactGCATTAAGTAACTATGAGAGTGTGTTATTTATTATATACCAACAAACATTAAAGAAATGAATAACTTCTTagataaaatgtaaataaacgtaggctattattatttcagacaacataataataataataataataataataataataataataataataataataataatgtacattatgAGCTTCTTTTTGCCTTGTActattactttttattatttaattctttcttgttttctttcttttacagatTCTTATTTCAGCGTGATAAATAGAGCCTAGAAGGATTGAAAAGGAACGCATACCTGGCACAGCCAAGTGCTTGAGCGGCATGGATGATAAAGCCGGTGACAGGGACCCCATCCAGTCCGAGTTACAGACCGGGCTGGTTACTGCTGCCGTCTTCATGGCTCGTTTTCACAAATGTATAACATCTAGCTATCTCGCTACTCTGCAGCCCGCCGCTGTCCCGAAGAAGAGACCCGAGGGATCATTGTCTCGAGTGAACATCctgtcctgtgctgtgctgtgctgccctGCTCCAGGTAATCTGTGTGTGCAGTCGACTGTCGGCAGGAACCGAAGCAACGCTTTGTTACTGTTTGTTAAATCCTCTTAAGTCTGAAATGACACTCCTTATCCCCCGCTATGAACACATTTAGAAAGCTGTGTTCTAACACAGCGCGGGATCATCCGCCTCTGCGTCAGAGGGACAGACCTGCTGCACTTCACCGACGTTATTAGGATGTGACTTTGTGCTCGTGCAGTGGCTGTGATGAGGATCTGGCAGGTCTTCACGTTTCATCTGGCGTGCTTGTCACCAGTGTACAATGCGCTTACACGTGTCGCTTTTATTTAGTCAAATAACCCAAAAAAAGAAGCCCTTGTTCTATAGACAAGAAACTCTACATTCTTCAAAAGTAAATAGTCTATACTCAAATcgagtattattattgttaaggaAACATGTCCGCCCTTTGTCTGTGTCTATTCAGAATCAAACGGATACAAGAGTGTGCTGTGTGCATGGAGTTGGGATCCTGACTCGAGATACCGGGGTGGGATCCGTATGTTAGTCCTGTGAAAAAACCATTCTCTGTTCTTGCGAGCTCCGCTCATTTACAGCAATGAATAAAGCACTTAAACATGTCACAATGTCAAATCAAAAGTGTGTTTAGATACTAAGGGAAGGCTTGCTAAacatgtatgtatgaatgtatgtatgtatgtatgtatgtatgtatgtatgtatgtatgtatgtatgtatgtattattattattattattataaattaccGAAGAGCTAACAATTAAAAGGTAGCATTATATTATGCAAGCCATCATCatcctactactactactactactactactactactactactactaataataataataataataataataataataataataataataataataataataataataatttgcattgaGATACAATGTGGGtttctttgttttgctgtgtGCTCCTCAAGCAGTATGTATGCGGCCCCTTTCTGCCATTCTGTAGTATTATATGATTTTTTTCCCCACCTGTGCCTCTTTTATTaactgttatttatgtattttactaaAACATGAATATTGTTCTGATAATGACATATTGCACTCGTGAGTTTCTGCCGTGCTGAATCTGGCCAGCAGATGGAGCCAGTGGTCCACTAAcgcagtggttcccaaaccagtcctggggaccccctgtgtctgctggttttcattccaactgagctctcaattacttaactagacccttaattgaattgaCAATTTGCTgaattaaacctttttaattgttttcagctcttaacagttgcagatttcaattaGCTATACCATtctataagtaacttgaactctgcaattgtttgagagctgaaaacaattaaaagggtctaattaagcaaaggatcagttcaatgaagggtctagttcagtaattgagagctcatttggaatgaaaaccagcagacacagggggtccccaggaccaggactgagaaCCACTGACCTAACGGAAGCAAAATAGATTGACAAATATATATACTCATCATTTGACCACATGACGAAGCCCTCAAGAAGTGAAAGCCATGAAATGAATGAGTCTGAATAATGAGGTTTTCTCAATGCATTGCTGATCCCATTGctatcccattgcaaacccagtTGCTGGTTGCATCAGTAAAAGTACATATAtggaaagatagatagatactgaAATATTAACATGCATTATCACATTTCAGTATCTTAAACAGATAGATACTGAAATATTAACATGCATTATCACATTTCAGTATCTTAAACAGATAGATACTGAAATATTAACATGCATTATCACATTTCAGTATCTTAAAGGCTGATAGATACTGAAATATTAACATGCATTATCACATTTCAGTATCTTAAACAGATAGATACTGAAATATTAACATGCATTATCACATTTCAGTATCTTAAACAGATAGATACTGAAAAATTAACATGTATTATCACATTTCAGTATCTTAAAGGCTGATAGATACTGAAATATTAACATGTATTATCACATTTCAGTATCTTAAACAGATAGATACTGAAATATTAACATGCATTATCACATTTCAGTATCTTAAACAGATAGATACTGAAATACTAACATGCATTATCACATTTCAGTATCTTAAAGACAGATAGATACTGAAATATTAACATGCATTATCACATTTCAGTATCTTAAAGACAGATAGATACTGAAATATTAACATGTATTATTACATTTCAGTATCTTGTCACAAATtaatcaccttttttgagtgaaaggtgtatgcggcagagatagatgtctctttgatagaaacagtttcatttatttgaagtcttcccactgatgatgggaatgggaatgtagagatgaaagctctgctaacaagatttacgtttttgcaggtatcaggcttttaaagacacacctgtggtggctttgacagactcactgagagcagaaactgatccaagactgtgacagctactggaagcaggctgatctttggaatgcaaattgaacatttgtgaaactgcatttgtgctaaaatgttgtaataactgtactgtgttttaaagaatataaagccagcagaaatactaaacacattgttaaaacacAGTGTTCATTcaaaaagttataatatgctctgtattaacctatagttatgctagagcattctatattcctgtctattctgttataacagtaaaaatattattgtatctttgtaagtctgagtaaaaaggaAGCTAGGCTggggtcacgctgaccaaaacatacctgtgaaatgagctaagcttgtccttgtctgagctactggtgcTAAGGTTTATAACCTTGGGGAGAAAGGCAGAAATgagaatctcatttaattaactcaaatgttcACAGTCAAGTATCTTATTTAGAGaaataagcttgatctgaaagtagtcctATTAgtgtttaagctaaacacaggtattgctataaggtatatgacttatgttttagtctatgagATTGACATATAGGATGCTTTAGGACTTAACGGTGGGCGTTTTTAGTTTTATGCATGCGTAGCCttagggcaaaacatgttgtaaccataaatgtattgaagtattaatgctattatatctgttaaggcactggacctcCCAGCTTGCGtgtcagctgggattcgacgtagtctgtaactactcaatccatttttaagcactTAATAAACCGGAGGagtactaatactactctgattcgttaaaacttcaaatcgaatgagtctgtgtgaatttcttgattattaaaagtcatctggatacgttacaagcccagtgcacgaacgatccacttacaggagtctgaaacatctttatgtccttctgaacgtctcccctgagtttaagagtgtgcttagagtatatatatatatatatatatatatatatatatatatatatatatatatatatatatatatatatatatatatatatatatgagtacaTGTGAATCTGACAATCTTAAAGACAGGTTTTCACAACTCTAGCTAAGAAAGTGACTAACACCCTAACACCGCCccaccccaccacacacacacacacacacacacacacacacacacacacacacacacacacacacacacacacacatacacacagtccaACCCCCGACCCTGCTACCACAGGTCTAAAAGTATCGGTTGACTGATTTcctgtttaaaacattaaaatgaaaatgaatatgaAACAACTGCAGTATCCAAATCAGCCCCAGTAAAGCATGGACTCTCCTGTATATCACGGGAACATTGACAAAAAGACTTGTGAAGAACTGATGCTGAAAAAGGGAAAGGATGGGAGCTACTTGTTACGAGACAGCGAGACTATTGCAGGAGCATTCTGCCTCTGCGTTTAGTAAGTAAACCAcactgcacattattattattattattattattattattattattattattattattattattattattattattattattattattataataataataataataataataataataataataataataataataatagtagtagtagtagtagtactgtaGTAATTACACTTTATCATAAGCAccattaataacattgtaattacgcTTTAACTAGACATGTTGTTGTGTTGTTACAATGTAGTTACTAGGAGTTAATTATGGCAGAAATACATTATCATAATGGAGTATTATGTTATGAGAACCAACGCAACAGTGTGTAATAGGTTCTCCAGGCGAATGGGCTAGCCAGAAACAGTTTAGCACTAACATGTTTGAGCTACAAAATAACACTCTTGTTTTTCTAAATCTTTGCTCTAATATGATCTTAATCTATATTCACTGGCTGGCTGCACTTCTCACCAGGGTATTGATTAGATAGATGAGAAAGAAAGGTCCTGGAGAAAATGAAGATGAACTGATCATGTAACTTAGCAAAGAGCCAACGCCCCAACGTTTCGCTATGTTTAACATACAGGACCTTTGTCAAGGGAAGGTtgctttgaaaacaaacattggaggctTTGGATGGCATGGTAAATACACTCAATTATtcctatttaaatgtatttgacaatggtatgttaaacataccggaacgatgggaagttggctcttttgagcaataACTTATATATAAGGCCgcggaaaattcacgatttcaaggaaatcgtgtatttgactgcctaccctGAAAAATGccaatattgttgatttctgggtgaggtatgaaatcagatttcgaaacatggcaaaaattgcacgctgttttttgtcaattccaccaaactgtGGATGCAAAACGAGCAGTTTTGCATATGGACAGAtatttacacaacaaagacaaaccatgagtgtggaaactgcaacaagatgcacaattatttgtatttattttagtacagcagcagtgtcctccacctgggattgaacccacgaacctccgatcaagagtccagaaccctaaccactactccacactgctgcccatcctaGCCTTTAACAAATAACTAGTCTTCTGCTCACGGGTCAGATAttttgtgtgcgtgtttgtgggtgtgtgtgtgggtgtgtgtgtgtgtgtgcgtgtttgtgagtgtgtgcgtgcgtgtgtgtgtgtaacacgcGAGATGGATAAAAAGCCGCACACGATTTCTTCTCGTTTTTCCTGTTCTTAAGATTTTTTGTATAAGTTGATTCGCTCACGTAGCACGATGTTATGTTGTTTAAAACGTCATgtaatttagtgtgtgtgtaaagaaaaacacaaagtttcggttttgtcacttgcacttaaccctgttttttaacattttgtttttcaaagtcaacataacgctatacaacacagtccgtttaattactgtatgaacacagtttcaaatgtttacaaaactcgacaatgttgccgaatttgtcattcaaacttgttttgtctGCCTGTTACTTTttacagccaacacatttaaatgaccctgtttgttacattttaaaagattgttttaaacgttacaatgtaaatgttgactcagtagctaaaATGTTTCtacctcggtgactttctttggtgcgctattaattttaggcaacttgcaatagaaactttttttttttttttaataaaatggcactttCGTGACAATCcgtacaatgtattttttttttttttattattattattgtcattcgtgaatttctttaaaaagtaccgtgaattttccgtggccctacTTATATATAATggagatctgtttttttttgcagcttgAAGAAAGTGGTTTACACATATAGAATCTTAATGGACCACCGTGGATATTACACCTTACAAGTAAGTTCATTCTTCACTTGCTTATTCAGGACCCCTCTGCCTGGGAATGTTTAAAAGGTCACGAGACGCTTCATTTGAAAACCAGGCGCAGAGCAAAAGTGTCCTGCAGATCAAATCAGCGTAAGAGGGTAAAAGAAAACCGTCTCTGCCCTAgtttgagttttatttttctgGGTGGGGTTACGGGGAGACCACATGCGAAAAATGACGACCCAACAAAACTCtctttaaagcattttaaaatgatgtgtaCAGCTCTGCGATGCCCTGTTTGCACAACGCGCACGATATATTAGGAAGCAGTAACGTTTTAATAATGTGCATGGACAACACTCGTACATCTGCTTCAGTGAAGGCGTGAAGGAGGTATAGAAAAGTGTGAGTTGCCAGATTGGACTGGCACTACCTTACTTACCCTCAgattgcatgttttgtttttcagctagTTTTCACAGCTTGTACTTTGCACCTGCCTTACTGTGAAAACGACTGCATGGGtgggctttttctttttttgtacagaCGCTTGCTTGTTGGGTGCACGGTCGCTGATTTGCTCCATCCTCTATCACGAGGATGCAAGTATTTCGATCACAATGTTTGTCTGCCTTTAAAATATAACCCTGCATATACTGCAGCTGGGATGAGGAGCCTTTAGTTTCTTATCCTGTGGGAGAATGGTCACATACTGCTTTGTGAGAGACAAGTAGCACACATGatataaataattataacaaacatttctcagaataaatattgtgtttctgCTTGCCACAGAACCCCCAGATAGATACGCTTTGAAGACGTATTGATTGCACGCTCTGATATACCACTCCGTTTCGTTACAGACTGCTGGCGGTGTTGAAGAAAAGTTCTTTCCGAACTTGAAGGACTTGATCGCGAATTATAAAAGACGAGGGCAAGGCTTGGCAACGCCACTTCGCCACCCTGTAAAGAAAACAGAGCCTGCAGGTGTATATCAAAACGTGAGACAAGAAAAAACGGATTATAGAGGTAGGTTCAAAGGAAATTCTCTTTGGCCAAACGTTTTCCATCACCTGGAATTTAATTATATATAGTAGCGATCCAGCCAGCaatattcaaaatatatattgttttactttatCAGAACTTTTACatataaatacacactattttaCAGATGATTATGAAAATTTTATAATATCCCAAATTACACATCCCATTGTTTTGCTCAATATTTATGTCACATTGGTGAAATGCTAAATGCTAAATTCTTAATTTGTGGTATACGAAGCAGAAAGGTGCACCAGTGAAAGATCATGTTGTGCTAAATTCACAGCTTTGGAAAtgcaacatttttaataaacttgACTTTCTTCCGGTCacaattttataatttaatttttgAAGATGAAATTGGATTTTGAAGTAACAATAAGTTCCCAGATGTTTATTAAACTGGTCTCTGTGTTTTTGAAGGGTGCTGAGTAGGTTTGGCAGTGCTGTGTAATAATGCTGGCTTTTACCTTGTTTATTAAACTGGTCTCTGTGTTTTTGAAGGGTGAGAGTAGGTTTGGCAGTGCTGTGTAATAATGCTGGCTTTTACCTTGTTTATTAAACTGGTCTCTGTGTTTTTGAAGGGTGCTGAGTAGGATTGGCAGTGCTGTGTAATAATGCTGGCTTTTACTTTTTTTGGAGCGGGTATATCCATGTCCTGTTGGTCAAAACCTGCAGGAAACAGAAGAGAGAGAAGAAGAGAAAAGCAAGAAGCTGCTTCCACAAGGGATGATGCTGATGAATATGAAGGTAggtttcaattaaacaataacagtAATACCATGGGAATAACTGGGACACTGCGGTGGTTCCTACTACTGCATGGTAGCTACTGGGGGAATGCATGTGTAATTACACGATCATAGCATACCCTCTGttattaccatgtaattacaacATGTAACAAGCTACACAAAAACAATGGTAACATTCTACATTaggtatctctaattactgttagtagctacttagtaaatacatatgtactcACAGAATTACATTCTTATGCATAGTTagaatgtacttaacatgtacatatttttacaggatatatgtaagtacacaattgtatcagaaaagggttagagttagggttagggttaaggatagGGGTAAGGAtggattaggattagggttatatcatgcaaacaaaacaaattaagtgcattgtaactctgcataataactttgtaattctgtgtaagCACACGCGTATTTAATAAGTAACTGCGGTGTAaatccacagtaattagagacactttatgTAAAGGGTTACCCAAAGAAGATGGTTCTACTGCGTTCTGCATGAACctttaaataaaccaaaaaaagagaagaaaagtttaaaatgtaaataaagtgATTTAAGCAAAGTCCGGGATGTTTCGGACAATATGTTCTTCTTCAGGTGACAGCAGTGCAGTATGTGTGGATTTTCAAATGAGAATTGTGATGAATCATGGTGCCAGGGAATGCGGCTCACAAAGCCATTCCCTAACGGAGCATATGTTTTTTTGTGTAGCCAGCGCTATGAAATGATATGTGAACAGGCCACTGTTATGTTTTAGTATCGAGCATTTTAAAGAATGCATTttcaagtttttgttttctttttcagaaataCAAGATGAAGACTACGTGGTTGTCCTGCCCTCCTGAGAAACGCAAGGATTGAAACGTTTTTACAGAATGGACACCGCTGTCATTCTGAACCGAACTGAGATTCAGGATCCCATCACGCAGATTCATACTGCATTAGACAGACACTGTGTGAATCAGGGTTCCATCACGCAGATTCGTACTGCATTAGACAGACACTGCGTGAATCAGGGTTCCATCACGCAGATTCGTACTGCATTAGACAGACACTGCATGAATCAGGGTTCCATCACGCAGATTCGTACTGCATTAGACAGACACTGCATGAATCAGGGTTCCATCACGCAGATTCGTACTGCATTAGACAGACACTGCGTGAATCAGGGTTCCATCATGCAGATTCATACTGCATTAGACAGACACTGCGTGAATCAGGGTTCCATCACGCAGATTCGTACTGCATTAGACAGACACTGCGTGAATCAGGGTTCCATCACGCAGATTCATACTGCATTAGACAGACACTGCGTGAATCAAGGTTCCATCACGCAGATTCGTACTGCATTAGACAGACACTGCGTGAATCAAGGTTCCATCACGCAGATTCATACTGCATTAGACAGACACTGCGTGAATCAGGGTTCCATCACGCAGATTCGTACTGTATTAGACAGACACTGTGAATGTACAAACACCTTTCAGATGTTATTGTAAATTTGCTAACAAAAGCAGATTATGGACTTCTACTGAAGATAAAAAGGTGCTGTATCAAAGAAAGTGACACGTTTGTTCGAGGAAGACTGTCTGACTGGTGGATGAAAGCTCTGCGGTTTACATTAGAAAATGCATGTGTGTATTTTTAGTTGAATAGAGACACAAGTATGCTGGATTTCTGTATTCCCAATTCCAGgtttacatgttcttgaaaaaaaCATTACACCAGTGAAAACGTGCTGTTTTTGCATATCCTTCATTTCCTGGTTGAAAACCAGTTTAGCATTTCAAGAAACTTGAAGAAAGTAGTTTCACTTTATAAATAACAAAGTTATGGGTGAAAACAGAGTTTACAAGACAACACGTCCCTGTTAATTGTTAA from the Acipenser ruthenus chromosome 9, fAciRut3.2 maternal haplotype, whole genome shotgun sequence genome contains:
- the LOC117405637 gene encoding SH2 domain-containing protein 1B-like, which gives rise to MDSPVYHGNIDKKTCEELMLKKGKDGSYLLRDSETIAGAFCLCVYLKKVVYTYRILMDHRGYYTLQTAGGVEEKFFPNLKDLIANYKRRGQGLATPLRHPVKKTEPAGVYQNVRQEKTDYRAGISMSCWSKPAGNRRERRREKQEAASTRDDADEYEEIQDEDYVVVLPS